The Musa acuminata AAA Group cultivar baxijiao chromosome BXJ1-3, Cavendish_Baxijiao_AAA, whole genome shotgun sequence genome window below encodes:
- the LOC135633347 gene encoding transmembrane emp24 domain-containing protein p24beta2-like isoform X2: MEGRSSTIAFLAFVCFLLRLGLTDGIRFVIDREECFSHSVPYEGDMVYVSFVVVKSDTPWHYSNDGVDLVVKGPHGDQIHDSRDKTSEKFEFLVQRSGLHRFCFTNKSPYHETIDFDVHVSHFTHYNQHAKDEHLAPLLEQIAKLEEALYNIQFEQHWLEAQTDRQALVNEAMSRRAIHKALFESAALVGASILQVFLLHRLFERKLGTSRI; this comes from the exons ATGGAGGGACGCTCGTCGACGATTGCGTTCTTGGCGTTCGTTTGCTTTCTATTGAGATTGGGATTAACTGATGGGATCAGATTCGTCATTGATAGGGAAGAGTGTTTCTCCCATTCAGTTCCTTACGAAGGGGACATGGTTTACGTGTCATTTGTTGTGGTCAAATCTGATACTCCCTGGCACTACAGCAATGATGGTGTTGATCTTGTG GTAAAAGGTCCACATGGTGATCAAATCCATGATTCTCGTGACAAGACCAGTGAAAAGTTTGAATTTCTAGTTCAAAGGAGTGGTCTTCATCGTTTCTGTTTCACGAACAAGTCTCCTTACCACGAGACGATTGATTTTGATGTACATGTCAGCCATTTCACGCACTATAATCAACATGCAAAAGATG AGCATTTGGCCCCTTTGCTGGAACAAATTGCAAAGTTAGAAGAAGCTCTTTACAACATACAGTTTGAGCAGCACTGGCTGGAGGCTCAGACTGACCGCCAAGCACTGG TAAATGAAGCAATGAGCAGGAGAGCAATCCATAAGGCACTCTTTGAATCTGCCGCCCTTGTTGGGGCTAGCATTCTGCAAGTCTTTCTCTTGCATCGCCTTTTCGAGCGAAAGCTTGGCACCTCCAGGATTTAG
- the LOC135633355 gene encoding uncharacterized protein LOC135633355: MGGVTSTMAAKFAFFPPSPPSYGVTAATEGRLEMTDVPPRENVEAWRLPTRRGTEIVAMYVKNPAASLTLLYSHGNAADLGQMYELFWQLSKHLCVNLMGYDYSGYGQSSGKPSEQNTYADIEAAYKCLEVAYGTHAEDIILYGQSVGSGPTLELAARLPNLRAAVLHSPILSGLRVMYPVKHTYWFDIYKNIDKIPLVQCPVLVIHGMVDDVVDWSHGKQLWELSKVKYEPLWVKAGNHCNLELFPEYIRHLKKFISAIEKAPPPRTASTESSVPQDPPSMSSDHLDHQRSMDKMENLRSSTDHKEKGGNSTDRREKPRLSTDKKEKSRKSFDISDRARNSMDQQEKPRKSFERLGGMIKSVSLCNIDCFKGPASQSEECKGQC, from the exons ATGGGCGGGGTGACGTCGACGATGGCGGCGAAGTTCGCATTCTTTCCGCCGAGCCCGCCGTCGTACGGGGTGACGGCGGCGACGGAGGGGCGGCTGGAGATGACGGACGTGCCGCCACGGGAGAATGTGGAGGCCTGGCGGCTGCCAACGAGGCGGGGGACGGAGATCGTCGCCATGTACGTGAAGAACCCCGCGGCGAGCCTCACCTTGCTCTACTCCCACGGCAACGCTGCGGACCTCGGGCAGATGTATGAGCTCTTCTGGCAACTCAGCAAGCACCTTTGCGTCAACCTGATGGG GTATGATTATTCTGGATATGGCCAGTCTTCTGGAAAG CCGAGCGAGCAAAATACTTATGCAGATATAGAAGCTGCTTATAAGTGTCTTGAAGTAGCTTATGGTACCCATGCAGAAGACATTATCCTTTATGGACAATCAGTTGGTAGTGGGCCTACTTTGGAACTAGCTGCTCGTTTACCTAATCTGAGAGCAGCTGTTCTCCACAGTCCCATTTTGTCTGGTCTCCGTGTCATGTATCCTGTAAAACATACATACTGGTTTGACATATATAAG AATATTGACAAAATTCCTTTGGTCCAATGTCCAGTGTTGGTAATACAT GGAATGGTTGATGATGTTGTGGATTGGTCCCATGGAAAGCAGCTGTGGGAGCTGTCCAAAGTGAAGTATGAGCCTCTATGGGTCAAGGCAGGCAATCACTGTAATTTGGAATTGTTTCCAGAGTACATAAGGCATCTTAAGAAGTTTATATCAGCCATAGAGAAGGCACCCCCACCTAGAACTGCATCTACTGAAAGCTCAGTTCCACAAGATCCTCCTAGTATGAGCTCTGATCATTTGGACCACCAAAGAAGCATGGATAAGATGGAAAACCTAAGATCAAGTACTGATCATAAGGAGAAGGGTGGGAATAGTACGGACAGGAGAGAGAAGCCAAGATTAAGCACagacaagaaagaaaaatcaagaaagagcttTGATATCTCAGACAGAGCGAGAAATAGTATGGACCAGCAAGAGAAACCACGAAAGAGCTTTGAACG ACTTGGAGGGATGATAAAATCGGTCAGCTTGTGCAATATTGACTGTTTCAAAGGCCCTGCCTCTCAGTCCGAGGAGTGCAAAGGTCAGTGCTAG
- the LOC135633342 gene encoding phosphatidylinositol/phosphatidylcholine transfer protein SFH11-like: protein MAVAPQDAIKQLSALMDEVDEPRKRTFQNMHQGYPTATLGRFLKAREWSVAKAHKMLIDCLNWRIQNHIDDILTKPIIPAELYRGVRDSQLIGLSGYSNEGLPVFAIGVGLSSFDKASVNYYVQSHIQINEYRDTVILPAATKKYGRHIGTCVKVLDMTGLKLSALSHIKLLTIISTVDDLNYPEKTETYYVVNAPYVFSACWKVVKPLLQERTRRKVQVLQGCGRNELLKIMDYSSLPHFCRRENYGSSRISSAGADVCYSLDHPFHQQLYNYIKQEALTQECVSLLKQGSFHVDVPGADTEGTNIVKALESELHKIGGHDGLTHPLNGLRINDA, encoded by the exons ATGGCGGTCGCGCCTCAGGACGCCATCAAACAGCTCTCCGCTCTGATGGACGAAG TGGATGAGCCGCGGAAGCGTACATTTCAG AATATGCACCAGGGATATCCAACAGCAACGTTAGGGCGCTTTCTCAAGGCCAGAGAGTGGAGTGTTGCCAAAGCACATAAGATG CTGATAGATTGCTTAAACTGGAGGATTCAAAATCACATCGATGACATCTTGACT AAACCTATAATACCAGCGGAATTATATAGGGGGGTTCGTGACTCGCAACTTATCGGATTGTCAGGATACTCAAATGAG GGGCTTCCTGTTTTTGCAATAGGTGTTGGCCTCAGCTCATTTGACAAAGCGTCG GTAAACTACTATGTGCAGTCACACATTCAAATCAATGAGTATCGAGATACTGTAATATTG CCTGCTGCAACTAAGAAGTATGGGCGGCATATTGGGACATGTGTGAAAGTTTTGGATATGACTGGTCTGAAGCTTTCGGCACTGAGCCATATAAAG CTATTAACCATCATATCTACTGTCGATGACCTTAACTATCCTGAGAAGACAGAGACTTACTACGTAGTTAATGCTCCATATGTATTCTCAGCATGTTGGAAG GTTGTGAAGCCTCTTCTACAAGAAAGGACAAGAAGGAAGGTACAAGTTCTGCAAGGTTGTGGCAGAAATGAGCTGTTGAAG ATAATGGACTATTCTTCTCTTCCCCATTTCTGTCGACGAGAAAATTATGGGTCATCTCGGATTTCATCTGCTGGTGCTGATGTCTGCTACTCCTTGGACCATCCCTTCCACCAACAGCTCTACAACTACATCAAGCAGGAAGCACTAACCCAGGAATGTGTATCACTCCTGAAGCAAGGATCCTTCCACGTAGATGTGCCTGGAGCTGACACCGAGGGAACAAATATAGTCAAGGCATTAGAGTCTGAGCTCCACAAGATCGGCGGCCATGATGGGCTCACTCACCCACTAAATGGTCTCCGGATCAATGATGCATGA
- the LOC103980000 gene encoding heat shock protein 90-5, chloroplastic codes for MAPVLTQSLGTSSTAFLRPPSTPLRSSSARALGFRPSFLPRPLLSRSSFPAAGLRCKVQRRERRMGPRCEAVVAEKEADEASGEKFEYQAEVSRLLDLIVHSLYSHKEVFLRELVSNASDALDKLRFLSVTDSSLLGDAGDLEIRIKPDPDNGTITITDTGIGMTKEELIDCLGTIAQSGTSKFLKALKENKDVGTDNGLIGQFGVGFYSAFLVAERVVVSTKNPKSDKQYIWEAEADSSSYVIREETDPEKLIKRGTQITLFLREDDKFEFADPTRIQGLVKNYSQFVSFPIYTWQEKSRTVEVEEEEEPKEGEETKPEEEKKKKKKTVTEKYWDWELANETKPIWMRNPKEVEKDEYNEFYKKTFNEFLDPLAHTHFTTEGEVEFRSVLYVPGMAPLNNEDLINPKTKNIRLYVKRVFISDDFDGELFPRYLSFVKGVVDSDDLPLNVSREILQESRIVRIMRKRLVRKTFDMIQELSESENKEDYKKFWENFGKLLKLGCIEDSGNHKRLTPLLRFYSSKSEEDMISLDEYVENMGENQKAIYYLATDSLKSAKTAPFVEKLVQKDIEVLYLVEPIDEVAIQNLQTYKEKKFIDISKEDLELGDEDEVKEREEKQEYNLLCDWMKQQLGDKVAKVQISKRLSSSPCVLVSGKFGWSANMERLMKAQTLGDTSSLEFMRGRRILEINPEHPIIKDLNAACKNDPSSTEAKRAVDLLYDTALISSGYTPDSPAELGNKIYEMMAIALGGRWGRSESDEVAEGANSEATSSEAGFSETTEGEVVEPSEVRPENDPWKD; via the exons ATGGCGCCCGTTCTAACCCAGAGCTTGGGCACTTCCTCTACTGCCTTCCTTCGTCCGCCTTCGACGCCTCTGAGATCCAGTTCCGCCCGAGCGCTGGGGTTCCGGCCCTCGTTTCTGCCCCGACCTCTCCTTTCCAGGAGCAGTTTTCCTGCGGCGGGCCTTAGATGCAAGGTCCAGAGGAGGGAGCGCAGGATGGGCCCCCGGTGCGAGGCCGTCGTCGCCGAGAAGGAAGCCGACGAGGCTTCGGGGGAGAAGTTCGAGTACCAGGCTGAG GTCAGCCGCCTATTGGACTTGATTGTTCATAGTCTGTATAGCCACAAGGAAGTGTTTCTTAGGGAGCTCGTAAG CAATGCAAGTGATGCTCTGGACAAGTTGAGATTTTTGAGTGTGACGGATTCCTCGCTACTTGGTGATGCTGGTGACCTGGAGATACGGATCAAGCCTGATCCAGACAATGGAACTATTACTATAAC AGATACTGGTATTGGAATGACCAAAGAAGAGCTGATTGATTGCCTTGGGACTATTGCTCAGAGTGGTACGTCAAAGTTCTTAAAGGCTCTCAAG GAGAACAAAGATGTGGGAACAGATAATGGTTTGATTGGCCAGTTTGGTGTTGGATTCTACTCGGCTTTCCTTGTGGCTGAGCGA GTTGTGGTGTCAACTAaaaatccaaaatctgataaacaGTACATATGGGAAGCAGAAGCAGATAGTAGTTCTTATGTGATAAGAGAAGAGACTGACCCTGAGAAGTTAATAAAACGTGGAACTCAGATTACCCTTTTTTTAAGA GAGGATGATAAGTTTGAATTTGCGGATCCAACTCGTATCCAGGGATTGGTGAAGAATTACTCTCAGTTTGTCTCCTTCCCCATATATACATGGCAGGAGAAATCAAGGACAGTGGAG GTTGAGGAAGAAGAGGAACCAAAGGAAGGAGAAGAAACAAAACCAGAG gaggagaagaaaaaaaagaagaaaactgtAACCGAAAAGTATTGGGACTGGGAATTGGCAAACGAGACAAAACCTATATGG ATGCGAAATCCAAAGGAGGTCGAGAAAGATGAATATAATGAGTTTTACAAGAAGACATTCAACGAATTCCTGGATCCTCTTGCTCATACCCACTTCACTACCGAG GGTGAGGTGGAATTCAGAAGTGTTCTCTACGTTCCTGGGATGGCACCTCTAAATAACGAGGATCTAATAAATCCCAAGACCAAGAATATACGCTTGTATGTTAAGCGGGTATTTATTTCAGATGATTTTGATGGTGAGCTG TTCCCACGGTACCTGAGTTTTGTGAAGGGAGTGGTTGATTCAGATGACCTTCCTCTTAATGTTTCGCGCGAGATTCTTCAAGAAAGTCGAATT GTAAGAATTATGCGAAAAAGACTTGTTAGGAAGACATTTGACATGATTCAAGAGTTATCTGAGAGTGAAAACAAAGAG GATTATAAGAAGTTCTGGGAgaattttggcaagcttctgaaaTTGGGTTGTATAGAGGACTCTGGAAATCACAAGCGACTGACACCTTTGCTGCGCTTTTACTCTTCCAAGAGTGAGGAAGATATGATAAGTTTGGATGAATATGTGGAAAATATGGGTGAGAACCAGAAGGCTATATATTACTTGGCAACAGACAGCCTCAAAAGTGCCAAAACTGCTCCATTTGTGGAGAAGCTTGTCCAAAAGGATATTGAA GTACTGTATCTTGTAGAACCTATTGATGAAGTTGCTATACAGAATCTACAGACATACAAAGAAAAGAAGTTTATTGATATCAGCAAAGAAGACCTAGAATTAG GTGATGAAGATGAGGTAAAGGAAAGGGAAGAAAAGCAAGAGTACAATCTTCTATGTGATTGGATGAAACAGCAGCTTGGTGATAAGGTAGCAAAAGTCCAAATATCCAAGAGGCTTAGCTCTTCACCATGTGTACTTGTTTCTGGGAAGTTTGGTTGGTCGGCAAACATGGAAAG actcatgaaggcacagacCCTTGGTGATACATCAAGCTTGGAGTTCATGAGAGGGAGAAGAATTTTAGAGATCAATCCAGAGCACCCCATCATTAAAGACTTGAAT GCTGCATGCAAGAATGACCCGAGCAGCACAGAAGCAAAGAGAGCTGTTGATTTATTGTATGATACAGCTCTGATCTCTAGTGGTTATACT CCTGACAGCCCTGCTGAATTGGGAAACAAAATATATGAGATGATGGCCATTGCTCTTGGCGGAAGATGGGGAAGATCAGAATCAGATGAAGTGGCAGAAGGAGCCAACTCAGAGGCAACAAGCTCCGAAGCTGGCTTTTCAGAGACAACAGAAGGGGAGGTGGTTGAGCCTTCAGAGGTGAGGCCAGAGAATGATCCTTGGAAGGATTAA
- the LOC135633347 gene encoding transmembrane emp24 domain-containing protein p24beta2-like isoform X1 codes for MMEGRSSTIAFLAFVCFLLRLGLTDGIRFVIDREECFSHSVPYEGDMVYVSFVVVKSDTPWHYSNDGVDLVVKGPHGDQIHDSRDKTSEKFEFLVQRSGLHRFCFTNKSPYHETIDFDVHVSHFTHYNQHAKDEHLAPLLEQIAKLEEALYNIQFEQHWLEAQTDRQALVNEAMSRRAIHKALFESAALVGASILQVFLLHRLFERKLGTSRI; via the exons ATG ATGGAGGGACGCTCGTCGACGATTGCGTTCTTGGCGTTCGTTTGCTTTCTATTGAGATTGGGATTAACTGATGGGATCAGATTCGTCATTGATAGGGAAGAGTGTTTCTCCCATTCAGTTCCTTACGAAGGGGACATGGTTTACGTGTCATTTGTTGTGGTCAAATCTGATACTCCCTGGCACTACAGCAATGATGGTGTTGATCTTGTG GTAAAAGGTCCACATGGTGATCAAATCCATGATTCTCGTGACAAGACCAGTGAAAAGTTTGAATTTCTAGTTCAAAGGAGTGGTCTTCATCGTTTCTGTTTCACGAACAAGTCTCCTTACCACGAGACGATTGATTTTGATGTACATGTCAGCCATTTCACGCACTATAATCAACATGCAAAAGATG AGCATTTGGCCCCTTTGCTGGAACAAATTGCAAAGTTAGAAGAAGCTCTTTACAACATACAGTTTGAGCAGCACTGGCTGGAGGCTCAGACTGACCGCCAAGCACTGG TAAATGAAGCAATGAGCAGGAGAGCAATCCATAAGGCACTCTTTGAATCTGCCGCCCTTGTTGGGGCTAGCATTCTGCAAGTCTTTCTCTTGCATCGCCTTTTCGAGCGAAAGCTTGGCACCTCCAGGATTTAG